Proteins co-encoded in one Streptomyces sp. JH34 genomic window:
- a CDS encoding ABC-F family ATP-binding cassette domain-containing protein has translation MSHPTTPAASLTCSDLSFRWPDGTEVLDGLSLSVGRGRTGLVGTNGSGKSTLLRLLAGQLKPSGGSVTVGGRLAHLPQNLTLDTDLRVEGALGITERRTALRAIEAGDVATEHFETVGDDWDVEERALATLGSLGLADVGLDRTVGQMSGGETVLLRLAALLLERPDVLLLDEPTNNLDVFARHRLYEAVESWRSGVLVVVSHDRDLLERVDRIAELRAGSVSWYGGGWSAYEEALATQQEAAGRMVRSAESDVRRQKRELEEARIKVARRQRHNKKLDAQRRAPRIVAGAHKRSSQEAAGKLRGLHEDRLQDARERLDTASEVIRDDAEIRVRLPHTAVPAGRTVLSARGLHPRFGSLRDGTLHVQGPERIALIGRNGAGKTTLLRTLTGELAPKSGEARAHVPLRFLPQRLDVLDDGLSVAANVARAAPGTTDNEIRSQLARFLFKGARAGQPAGTLSGGERFRAALAATMLATPAPQLLMLDEPTNNLDLASVRQLTSALESYEGALVIAGHDLAFLESVGITRWLLVGEELTELTAEEVRAVLGAPDTIV, from the coding sequence ATGTCACATCCCACCACGCCCGCCGCATCCCTGACCTGCTCCGACCTGTCCTTCCGGTGGCCGGACGGCACGGAGGTCCTCGACGGACTCTCCCTGTCCGTCGGCCGGGGCCGCACCGGGCTCGTCGGGACCAACGGCTCCGGCAAGTCCACCCTGCTGCGGCTGCTGGCCGGCCAACTGAAGCCCTCCGGGGGCTCGGTGACCGTCGGCGGGCGCCTCGCCCACCTCCCGCAGAACCTCACTCTCGACACGGACCTCCGCGTCGAGGGCGCCCTCGGCATCACCGAGCGGCGTACCGCGCTGCGCGCGATCGAGGCCGGCGACGTCGCCACGGAGCACTTCGAGACGGTCGGCGACGACTGGGACGTCGAGGAAAGGGCCCTGGCGACCCTCGGATCGCTCGGGCTCGCCGACGTCGGTCTCGACCGCACCGTGGGACAGATGTCCGGTGGCGAGACCGTGCTGCTGCGGCTGGCGGCGCTGCTGCTGGAGCGTCCCGACGTCCTGCTGCTCGACGAACCGACCAACAACCTCGACGTGTTCGCGCGCCACCGGCTGTACGAGGCCGTCGAGTCCTGGCGCTCCGGTGTGCTGGTCGTGGTCAGCCACGACCGTGACCTGCTGGAACGCGTGGACCGCATCGCCGAGCTGCGTGCCGGATCGGTGAGCTGGTACGGCGGCGGCTGGTCGGCCTACGAGGAGGCGCTGGCCACCCAGCAGGAGGCGGCCGGACGCATGGTGCGGTCGGCCGAGTCCGACGTACGCCGTCAGAAGCGCGAGCTGGAGGAGGCCCGGATCAAGGTGGCCCGCCGCCAGCGGCACAACAAGAAGCTGGACGCCCAGCGGCGGGCGCCGAGGATCGTGGCGGGCGCCCACAAGAGGTCCTCGCAGGAGGCGGCGGGCAAGCTCCGAGGCCTGCACGAGGACCGGCTCCAGGATGCGCGGGAGCGGCTCGACACGGCGTCCGAGGTGATCCGGGACGACGCCGAGATCCGGGTACGGCTCCCCCACACCGCCGTCCCGGCAGGCCGTACGGTCCTGAGCGCGCGAGGGCTCCACCCCCGCTTCGGTTCCCTGCGCGACGGCACGCTGCACGTCCAGGGCCCCGAACGCATCGCGCTGATCGGGCGCAACGGGGCGGGAAAGACGACCTTGCTGCGCACCCTCACCGGGGAGCTCGCACCCAAGTCGGGCGAGGCCAGGGCGCACGTCCCGCTGCGCTTCCTGCCTCAGCGGCTCGATGTGCTCGACGACGGGCTGAGCGTCGCCGCGAACGTGGCCCGCGCGGCGCCCGGGACCACCGACAACGAGATCCGCTCCCAGCTGGCCCGCTTCCTTTTCAAGGGAGCACGCGCCGGACAGCCGGCGGGCACCCTCTCCGGCGGAGAACGCTTCCGCGCCGCCCTCGCGGCGACGATGCTCGCCACTCCGGCCCCGCAGCTGCTGATGCTGGACGAGCCGACCAACAACCTCGACCTGGCGAGCGTGCGGCAGCTGACGAGCGCCCTGGAGTCCTACGAGGGCGCGCTGGTGATCGCCGGACACGATCTGGCGTTCCTCGAGTCGGTCGGGATCACCCGCTGGCTGCTCGTGGGGGAGGAGCTCACGGAACTGACCGCGGAGGAGGTCCGGGCCGTGCTCGGCGCACCCGACACGATCGTCTGA
- a CDS encoding DUF1838 family protein, with product MTTPAELLRSLARTRASLDGEEVTYCWSGDVYSWAPDEPYQRVFGFEGLNVARLVQDADAGPDAWQLLTREAAFYLDPATREILETWQDLPVTHVWNDPANQKWRPFPVPTTELGGQVCFSLEIPLSYPSPLPVAQYPVHSAGDTYRALELFQFFTDRADLAGPAASVPATMSWTRMSPWLPWMARGQRPGGLTFHCRGRKLGSYAEVPERTRAYIAEHHPEFAHAPEKWSEPNETSWTYFRKLEPPE from the coding sequence ATGACGACACCCGCAGAGCTGCTCCGCTCCCTCGCCCGCACCCGCGCGTCGCTCGACGGCGAGGAGGTCACGTACTGTTGGTCAGGAGACGTGTACTCATGGGCCCCGGACGAGCCCTACCAGCGTGTCTTCGGCTTCGAGGGGCTGAACGTCGCCCGCCTGGTCCAGGACGCCGATGCCGGCCCGGACGCCTGGCAACTGCTCACACGTGAGGCGGCTTTCTACCTGGACCCCGCCACCCGCGAGATCCTGGAGACCTGGCAGGACCTCCCGGTGACACACGTCTGGAACGACCCGGCGAACCAGAAGTGGCGTCCCTTCCCGGTCCCGACGACCGAGCTGGGCGGACAGGTCTGCTTCAGTCTGGAGATCCCGCTCTCCTACCCCTCGCCACTGCCGGTCGCCCAGTACCCCGTCCACTCGGCGGGGGACACCTACAGGGCCCTGGAGCTCTTCCAGTTCTTCACCGACCGCGCCGACCTGGCCGGCCCCGCGGCAAGCGTCCCGGCCACCATGTCGTGGACGCGGATGTCTCCGTGGCTCCCGTGGATGGCCCGCGGGCAGCGGCCGGGCGGTCTCACCTTCCACTGCCGGGGCCGCAAGCTCGGCTCGTACGCGGAGGTGCCCGAGCGGACCCGTGCCTACATCGCGGAGCACCACCCGGAGTTCGCGCACGCCCCGGAGAAGTGGAGCGAGCCGAACGAGACCAGCTGGACGTACTTCCGCAAGCTCGAGCCGCCGGAGTAG
- a CDS encoding glycosyl hydrolase family 65 protein produces MARGWIWTYEGYRPEKERLREALCTLGNGYFATRGAAPETPAGGTHYPGTYVAGCYNRLTSSVQGRQVENEDMVNLPDWLPLRYRIRPPGALPGPWLTPDHDHLVDHRQSLDLRGGILTRHSVYEDGEGRRLTVEQERLVHMGDPHLAALHTVFTAEGWSGELEVESGIDGDVRNSGVARYRELADRHLTGWETGTEPGAVVWLRCHTVESDIGVALAARTVASCGPERNGDHRAEPRQEPRAVQQTLLLPLAPDSDAVVDKTVGLYTSRDPAIGSPLRAAVSAVGEAPTYAGLRSSHRLAWADLWQQVKLEVPGEPGRILRLHLFHVLQTLSPHTAELDVGVPARGLHGEAYRGHVFWDELFVLPFLNMHLPEISRGLLDYRHRRLPAACGAAQAAGRAGAMYPWQSADEGREETQEVHLNPRSGRWLPDRSRLQHHVGSAVAYNVWQYCQATGDTEYLYSKGAEMLTQIARFWADSAEWDDGLERYRIRGVVGPDEYHDAYPDSDAAGVDDNTYTNVTAAWVLARAGELCRDLPASRSRQLFDQIRMDPAETDRWDDISRKLYVPHHQGVISQFAGYGDLKELDWEGYRQRYGDIRRLDRILEAEGDTANRYQASKQADVLMLGYLFSPKELAALFRRLGHTLDDEAWRATVDYYVGRTSHGSTLSSLVHAWVLARVNRDEAWRYCEEALIGDVVDIQGGTTEEGIHLGAMAGTLDFVQRGMTGLETRDDALWLAPATLPQLSKFRMRLRFRRHWDVDLRLRAERLRIAVPDSRRPGVRVRLDGSAYVVDPGTSRWLELPEDSSGGW; encoded by the coding sequence ATGGCACGTGGCTGGATCTGGACGTACGAGGGGTACCGACCGGAGAAGGAGCGCCTGCGCGAAGCCCTGTGCACGCTCGGCAACGGCTACTTCGCGACCCGGGGAGCCGCCCCCGAGACTCCCGCGGGCGGGACGCACTACCCGGGCACCTATGTGGCGGGCTGCTACAACCGGCTGACCTCGTCCGTCCAGGGACGCCAGGTCGAGAACGAGGACATGGTCAACCTCCCCGACTGGCTGCCGCTGCGCTACCGCATCCGTCCGCCCGGAGCCCTCCCCGGCCCATGGCTGACCCCCGACCACGACCACCTCGTGGACCACCGGCAGTCGCTCGACCTCCGGGGCGGCATCCTGACCCGCCACTCGGTCTACGAGGACGGGGAGGGCCGGCGGCTGACGGTGGAGCAGGAGCGCCTGGTGCACATGGGCGACCCCCATCTCGCGGCACTGCACACGGTGTTCACCGCCGAAGGGTGGTCGGGGGAACTGGAGGTGGAGTCGGGGATCGACGGAGACGTCCGCAACAGCGGCGTCGCGCGCTACCGCGAACTGGCCGACCGCCACCTCACCGGCTGGGAGACCGGCACGGAACCGGGTGCCGTGGTGTGGCTGCGCTGCCACACGGTGGAGTCGGACATCGGCGTCGCCCTGGCCGCCCGCACCGTGGCCTCCTGCGGTCCCGAACGCAACGGCGACCACCGGGCGGAACCCCGGCAGGAGCCGCGCGCGGTCCAGCAGACGCTGCTGCTCCCGCTCGCCCCGGACTCCGACGCCGTCGTCGACAAGACGGTGGGCCTCTACACCTCCCGCGACCCCGCGATCGGCAGCCCGCTGCGGGCCGCCGTGTCGGCGGTGGGTGAGGCGCCGACGTACGCAGGGCTGCGGTCCTCGCACCGCCTGGCCTGGGCGGATCTGTGGCAGCAGGTGAAGCTGGAGGTGCCGGGGGAGCCCGGACGCATCCTGCGGCTGCACCTCTTCCACGTGCTCCAGACCCTGTCCCCGCACACCGCGGAACTCGACGTCGGGGTACCGGCCAGGGGTCTGCACGGGGAGGCGTACCGGGGGCACGTCTTCTGGGACGAGCTGTTCGTCCTGCCCTTCCTGAACATGCATCTCCCGGAGATCTCCAGGGGGTTGCTCGACTACCGGCACCGGCGGCTCCCCGCGGCCTGCGGGGCGGCGCAGGCCGCGGGCAGGGCGGGGGCCATGTACCCCTGGCAGAGCGCGGACGAGGGGCGCGAGGAGACCCAGGAGGTCCATCTCAACCCGCGCTCGGGGCGCTGGCTGCCCGACCGGTCACGGTTGCAGCACCACGTCGGCTCGGCGGTGGCGTACAACGTGTGGCAGTACTGCCAGGCGACGGGTGACACGGAGTACCTCTACTCCAAGGGCGCCGAGATGCTGACGCAGATCGCCCGCTTCTGGGCGGACAGCGCCGAGTGGGACGACGGCCTGGAGCGGTACCGCATCCGGGGCGTCGTCGGCCCCGACGAGTACCACGACGCCTATCCGGATTCCGACGCGGCGGGCGTCGACGACAACACGTACACGAACGTGACGGCGGCCTGGGTGCTGGCGCGGGCCGGCGAGCTCTGCCGTGACCTGCCGGCGAGCCGCAGCCGGCAGCTCTTCGACCAGATCCGGATGGACCCGGCGGAGACGGACCGCTGGGACGACATCTCCCGGAAGCTGTACGTGCCCCACCACCAGGGCGTCATCAGCCAGTTCGCCGGTTACGGGGACCTGAAGGAGCTGGACTGGGAGGGGTACCGGCAGCGGTACGGGGACATCCGGCGTCTCGACCGGATCCTGGAGGCGGAGGGTGACACGGCCAACCGCTACCAGGCGTCCAAGCAGGCCGATGTGCTGATGCTCGGTTACCTCTTCTCGCCGAAGGAACTCGCCGCCCTGTTCCGGCGGCTCGGCCACACCCTCGACGACGAGGCGTGGCGGGCCACCGTCGACTACTACGTGGGGCGGACGAGCCACGGCTCCACCCTCAGCTCCCTCGTCCACGCCTGGGTCCTGGCCAGGGTCAACCGGGACGAGGCCTGGCGGTACTGCGAGGAGGCGCTGATCGGCGACGTGGTCGACATCCAGGGCGGCACGACCGAGGAGGGCATCCACCTGGGGGCGATGGCGGGCACCCTCGACTTCGTGCAGCGCGGGATGACCGGGCTGGAGACCCGTGACGACGCCCTGTGGCTCGCTCCGGCCACCCTGCCGCAGCTCTCGAAGTTCCGGATGCGGCTCCGCTTCCGCCGGCACTGGGACGTGGACCTGCGGCTGCGCGCCGAGCGGCTGCGGATCGCCGTGCCGGACTCGCGACGGCCGGGCGTGCGCGTCAGGCTGGACGGCAGCGCGTACGTCGTCGATCCCGGCACGTCGCGGTGGCTGGAGCTCCCCGAAGACTCGTCCGGCGGGTGGTGA
- a CDS encoding trypco2 family protein, with the protein MNDAVELADMIAQLRQELSRAMEDGEGSGLRFKAEQVELELTVGVERSREPGVKVRFWVFDAGATAKQSSAVTQRLTLTLQPVTADAPDRAALISGDELLGED; encoded by the coding sequence GTGAACGATGCGGTCGAGCTGGCGGACATGATCGCGCAGCTGCGTCAGGAACTGAGCCGGGCGATGGAGGACGGGGAGGGCTCCGGTCTGCGGTTCAAGGCCGAGCAGGTGGAGCTCGAACTGACAGTGGGGGTCGAGCGGAGCCGCGAGCCGGGAGTGAAGGTCCGGTTCTGGGTGTTCGACGCCGGCGCCACGGCGAAGCAGTCGTCCGCCGTCACACAGCGGCTCACCCTCACCCTCCAGCCGGTGACGGCGGACGCGCCGGACCGGGCGGCGCTGATCTCCGGGGACGAGCTGCTCGGTGAGGACTGA
- a CDS encoding NADH:flavin oxidoreductase: MTDENARRAADALSRPFSVRGLTSRNRIAMAPMTRQFSPGGVPGQDVAEYYARRAAGGVGLIITEGTYVDHASAGTSGRIPLFHGEDAFAGWSGVVDSVHREGGAIIPQLWHVGVTRAEGAPPVADAEPVGPSGVSLSGEPKGRAMTQKDLDDVIAAFADGAAAAERLGFDGAELHGAHGYLIDQFLWEGSNRRTDAYGGGIVARTRFAAEIVAACRAAVSDSFPLFFRMSQWKMDAYEAKLARTPEELDALLTPLAEAGVDVFHASTRRYWLPEFEDSDLNLAGWVKKISGRPTVSVGSVGLDGDFFSAFQGDGSSVTGIDQLLDRMERDEFDMVAVGRALIADPEWAAKTLRGRTEDITPFGAEMLKTLR, translated from the coding sequence GTGACAGACGAGAATGCCCGCCGTGCAGCAGACGCCCTCTCGCGTCCCTTCTCGGTCCGCGGACTGACCTCCCGCAACCGCATCGCCATGGCCCCCATGACCCGGCAGTTCTCCCCGGGCGGCGTTCCGGGCCAGGACGTCGCGGAGTACTACGCCCGCCGGGCCGCCGGAGGCGTGGGACTGATCATCACCGAGGGAACCTACGTCGATCACGCTTCGGCCGGTACGAGCGGGCGGATACCGCTGTTCCACGGCGAGGACGCCTTCGCGGGCTGGTCGGGCGTGGTCGACTCCGTGCACCGGGAGGGCGGGGCGATCATTCCGCAGCTGTGGCACGTGGGTGTCACACGCGCCGAGGGCGCGCCGCCCGTGGCGGACGCGGAGCCGGTCGGCCCGTCGGGTGTGTCGCTGTCCGGTGAGCCCAAGGGCCGCGCGATGACGCAGAAGGACCTCGACGACGTCATCGCCGCGTTCGCGGACGGGGCGGCCGCCGCGGAGCGCCTCGGCTTCGACGGTGCGGAGCTGCACGGTGCGCACGGCTACCTGATCGACCAGTTCCTGTGGGAGGGCAGCAACCGCCGCACCGACGCGTACGGCGGCGGCATCGTCGCGCGTACCCGTTTCGCGGCGGAGATCGTGGCGGCGTGCCGCGCGGCCGTGTCCGACTCCTTCCCCCTCTTCTTCCGCATGTCCCAGTGGAAGATGGACGCCTACGAGGCGAAGCTCGCCCGGACGCCCGAGGAACTGGACGCCCTCCTCACGCCGCTGGCCGAGGCCGGCGTCGACGTCTTCCACGCGTCCACCCGCCGTTACTGGCTCCCGGAGTTCGAGGACTCCGACCTGAACCTCGCCGGATGGGTGAAGAAGATCAGCGGCAGGCCGACGGTCTCCGTCGGTTCGGTCGGCCTCGACGGTGACTTCTTCAGCGCCTTCCAGGGCGACGGCTCCTCGGTCACCGGCATCGACCAACTGCTGGACCGGATGGAGCGGGACGAGTTCGACATGGTCGCCGTGGGCCGTGCGCTGATCGCCGACCCCGAGTGGGCCGCAAAGACCCTGCGCGGGCGTACGGAGGACATCACGCCGTTCGGGGCGGAGATGCTCAAGACCCTGCGCTGA
- a CDS encoding SMP-30/gluconolactonase/LRE family protein codes for MTSEYPGLYESFDDRFRAGRCMNGDDGLEVLYTGCRWAEGPVYVPAWRQLVWSDIPNDRMLRWDEETGAVSVFRRTAGYTNGNTLDREGRLVTCEQGNRRVTRTEHDGTVTVLADRWQGRRLNSPNDATVKSDGSIWFSDPDFGITSDYEGYRADSEIGSNNVYRIDPDSGGVRMVADCFGAPNGLVFSADERQLFVSDTRAGFVRVFDVRDDGTLSDGEVFAEAGVREAARFDNLRFDDGGRLWVAAMDDGVHCYDPDGTLIGRLAVPEAVANISWGGAKRNRLFITAETSLYSVVMGVTGTHPTGPGRRPWLDAAR; via the coding sequence ATGACCAGCGAGTACCCCGGGCTGTACGAGAGCTTCGACGACCGGTTCCGCGCGGGGCGGTGCATGAACGGCGACGACGGCCTGGAGGTCCTGTACACCGGCTGCCGCTGGGCGGAGGGGCCCGTCTACGTGCCCGCCTGGCGGCAGCTGGTCTGGAGCGACATCCCGAACGACCGGATGCTGCGCTGGGACGAGGAGACCGGCGCCGTCAGCGTCTTCCGCCGTACGGCCGGCTACACGAACGGCAACACCCTGGACCGTGAGGGGCGGCTCGTCACCTGCGAGCAGGGCAACCGGCGGGTGACCCGGACCGAGCACGACGGCACGGTGACGGTGCTGGCCGACCGGTGGCAGGGCAGGCGCCTGAACAGTCCGAACGACGCGACGGTGAAGTCCGACGGCTCGATCTGGTTCTCCGACCCGGACTTCGGTATCACCAGCGACTACGAGGGATATCGCGCGGACAGCGAGATCGGCTCCAACAACGTCTACCGCATCGACCCGGACAGCGGCGGAGTACGCATGGTCGCCGACTGTTTCGGCGCGCCGAACGGGCTGGTCTTCTCCGCGGACGAGCGGCAGCTGTTCGTCTCCGACACGCGGGCGGGCTTCGTCCGGGTCTTCGACGTACGGGACGACGGCACCCTGTCGGACGGTGAGGTCTTCGCCGAGGCCGGGGTGCGCGAGGCGGCCCGCTTCGACAACCTCCGCTTCGACGACGGCGGCCGGCTCTGGGTCGCCGCCATGGACGACGGAGTGCACTGCTACGACCCGGACGGCACGCTGATCGGACGGCTCGCCGTCCCGGAGGCGGTGGCCAACATCTCCTGGGGCGGTGCCAAGCGCAACCGCCTCTTCATCACCGCGGAGACCAGCCTCTACTCGGTCGTCATGGGCGTCACGGGGACCCACCCGACGGGCCCGGGCCGCAGGCCCTGGCTGGACGCGGCACGATGA
- a CDS encoding trypsin-like peptidase domain-containing protein, which produces MRTDRATAGLDPHRIAEVIVTTAAGARRRGSGYRVGDTAVLTALHVVAGASAVRVRFDADRPGQWSAAAVTVWSDDGTDVAVLAFEPPEGTAAVGPAPFGRIGDDRHAVVTVHAAGFPLWKRRRGTDGRQFRELHQADGTVAALSNLRTGTLEITVQAAAADPDPEVSPWSGMSGAAVWSGPRIVGVVAEHHRWEGAARLTAARIDHVLARVAAPRRAELARLLAIADPEALPSADGAAGPAVSRVVGLPVAHGLELFKDRTEVRDAIGRHLSDPAVRMVTVTGRRGMGKSSVAAKVMEMLEQGEWPGQVRAPSPRGLVNLSTRTSGVSVERLYFDCAEILGGEDRTRLLEFWATDRPLRDKIGELFAAMRDDLFVILMDNLDDRLQDDGVLDEEDELAVFLDCLFRTRSTPRLLATSQIPLHLAPELRRFAVEVELSDGLPPVESVALLRELDQDGSIGVGHLSDDELLQAAVRVHGVPRALELLVGVMADDVLALPTLQEVLEDFALRGDVVAGLAQDRYQRLGPEGRTVLNVLAVLRTPATREAVEWIVAGLAPGLAVAPVLSGLLRTRMLSVDRASRTFALHPLDADLAYAAMDREGALGRRAMERQAAGWYTRASPPRTDWRILDDIRPQRRAFDHLVRAGDMNEAALLLGSISEWLVWHGSVLAAISMHLTLEGHVTDDRARLAHLIGLGHARLSGGPMVDAVALFTEAAGLAERLDDRSSWQNALFGLGDTHRQLGDLDAAVGPLARSGELAHEIGESEAEVHAFLSLSLTHSYLGEGTAALAGADRLYAHARAARDTLTEARAWNARSIAHLVLGRWEEAVVAGGEAVRAYREADSLEAIAYALNAQGIALIATGRRRDALAALEGALDEASKMENPRAEGVCLYNTAWAHWTGARYAEAADAAERAAVSLQLAGAVEAAAAQALTQAAEALSRPAPDPRAAGDALLRAAEGTGRNVEMVRPAWLVEEAERLRGA; this is translated from the coding sequence GTGAGGACTGACCGGGCGACGGCGGGCCTGGACCCGCACCGCATCGCGGAGGTCATCGTCACCACGGCCGCGGGCGCCCGGCGCCGGGGGTCCGGGTACCGGGTCGGCGACACGGCGGTGCTGACCGCCCTGCACGTGGTGGCCGGGGCCTCCGCCGTGCGGGTGCGCTTCGACGCCGACCGGCCCGGCCAGTGGTCGGCTGCGGCGGTGACCGTCTGGTCGGACGACGGGACCGATGTGGCGGTGCTGGCCTTCGAGCCCCCGGAGGGCACCGCCGCCGTCGGACCCGCGCCGTTCGGCCGCATCGGCGACGACCGTCATGCCGTCGTCACGGTGCACGCCGCGGGGTTCCCGCTGTGGAAGCGGCGGCGCGGCACGGACGGCCGGCAGTTCCGCGAGCTGCACCAGGCGGACGGAACCGTCGCGGCGCTGTCCAACCTGCGCACCGGCACCCTGGAGATCACGGTGCAGGCGGCCGCCGCCGATCCCGACCCCGAGGTGTCGCCGTGGTCGGGGATGTCCGGCGCAGCCGTGTGGTCCGGGCCCCGCATCGTCGGTGTCGTCGCCGAACACCATCGGTGGGAGGGCGCCGCACGGCTCACCGCTGCCCGTATCGACCACGTCCTCGCCCGGGTCGCCGCACCCCGGCGGGCCGAGCTGGCGCGGCTGCTGGCGATCGCCGACCCGGAGGCGCTGCCCAGCGCGGACGGGGCGGCGGGACCCGCGGTGTCCAGGGTCGTCGGGCTGCCGGTCGCACACGGCCTCGAACTGTTCAAGGACCGTACCGAGGTTCGGGACGCGATCGGCCGGCACCTGTCCGACCCGGCCGTCCGCATGGTGACGGTCACCGGGCGCCGGGGCATGGGCAAGAGCTCGGTCGCGGCGAAGGTCATGGAGATGCTGGAGCAGGGCGAGTGGCCCGGCCAGGTGCGGGCGCCGTCGCCCCGGGGGCTGGTCAACCTCAGCACCCGTACCTCGGGCGTCTCCGTGGAACGTCTCTACTTCGACTGCGCCGAGATCCTCGGCGGTGAGGACAGGACGCGGCTGCTGGAGTTCTGGGCCACGGACCGCCCGCTGCGGGACAAGATCGGCGAACTGTTCGCAGCGATGCGCGACGACCTGTTCGTCATCCTGATGGACAACCTCGACGACCGGCTCCAGGACGACGGCGTGCTCGACGAGGAGGACGAACTCGCGGTCTTCCTGGACTGTCTCTTCCGCACCCGGTCCACCCCCCGGCTGCTGGCCACGTCGCAGATCCCGCTGCACCTCGCACCGGAACTCCGCCGTTTCGCGGTGGAGGTGGAACTGTCCGACGGGCTGCCACCCGTCGAGTCCGTCGCGCTCCTGCGCGAACTCGACCAGGACGGCAGCATCGGCGTGGGGCACCTGTCCGACGACGAGCTGCTGCAGGCCGCGGTCCGTGTCCACGGAGTCCCGCGCGCCCTGGAGCTGCTGGTCGGTGTCATGGCGGACGACGTGCTCGCCCTGCCCACCCTGCAGGAGGTGCTGGAGGACTTCGCGCTGCGCGGCGACGTCGTCGCGGGCCTCGCCCAGGACCGGTACCAGCGGCTCGGCCCCGAGGGCCGTACCGTGCTGAACGTCCTCGCCGTGCTCCGTACGCCCGCGACGCGGGAGGCGGTCGAGTGGATCGTCGCGGGCCTCGCCCCCGGCCTGGCCGTGGCGCCCGTCCTGTCGGGGCTGCTGCGCACGCGCATGCTCTCGGTGGACCGGGCCAGCCGCACCTTCGCGCTGCATCCGTTGGACGCCGATCTGGCGTACGCGGCCATGGACCGGGAAGGTGCCCTGGGACGGCGGGCCATGGAGCGGCAGGCGGCGGGCTGGTACACGCGTGCGTCGCCACCGCGCACGGACTGGCGGATCCTGGACGACATCCGGCCCCAACGGCGCGCGTTCGACCATCTGGTGCGCGCTGGGGACATGAACGAGGCGGCGCTGCTGCTCGGTTCGATCAGCGAGTGGCTGGTCTGGCACGGCTCGGTGCTGGCAGCGATCTCGATGCACCTGACGCTGGAGGGACATGTGACCGACGACCGGGCGCGGCTCGCCCATCTCATCGGCTTGGGCCACGCCCGCCTCAGTGGCGGCCCGATGGTCGACGCCGTCGCGCTGTTCACCGAGGCCGCCGGGCTGGCCGAGCGGCTCGACGACCGCTCCTCGTGGCAGAACGCCCTGTTCGGCCTGGGTGACACCCACCGTCAGCTCGGCGACCTGGACGCGGCTGTGGGACCACTGGCCCGATCCGGCGAACTGGCCCACGAAATCGGTGAGTCCGAGGCCGAGGTGCATGCCTTCCTCAGCCTCAGCCTGACGCACAGCTACCTCGGTGAAGGAACCGCGGCGCTCGCGGGCGCCGACCGGCTTTACGCGCACGCCCGCGCCGCACGCGACACGCTCACCGAGGCGCGCGCGTGGAACGCCCGGTCCATCGCCCATCTGGTGCTGGGGCGTTGGGAGGAGGCGGTGGTCGCGGGCGGCGAGGCGGTCCGCGCGTACCGGGAGGCCGACAGCCTGGAGGCCATCGCCTACGCCCTCAACGCCCAGGGCATCGCGCTGATCGCGACCGGACGGAGGAGGGACGCGCTGGCCGCCCTGGAGGGCGCCCTCGACGAGGCGTCGAAGATGGAGAACCCCCGCGCCGAGGGCGTGTGCCTCTACAACACCGCGTGGGCCCACTGGACCGGAGCCCGGTACGCCGAGGCCGCCGACGCCGCCGAGCGTGCGGCCGTGTCCCTGCAGCTGGCCGGGGCGGTGGAGGCGGCCGCCGCGCAGGCGCTCACCCAGGCGGCCGAGGCGCTGTCCCGGCCGGCGCCGGATCCGCGGGCGGCGGGCGACGCCTTGCTCCGGGCCGCCGAAGGCACCGGGCGGAACGTCGAGATGGTCCGGCCGGCCTGGCTCGTCGAGGAGGCGGAGCGGCTGCGCGGAGCCTGA
- a CDS encoding class E sortase → MNPSQALRGVPRAVTAAAVVLLAAGGPAAAAGAGQPPPAPAATAAPSAVPPSDRTDPRTETAELTVPAIGVRDLRVVPYEGTTDDGPGTVVQDRGEAAAPYGGHGGVGPGEIGNYLVTAHRLSAGGPFRDLPSLDEGAKVLVTESGTVYEYRITGTRQTSFRSERSLAEQRAEVPGEPGEKPSRAMITLSTCATPEDDAAGNSWRDAHHNPEHRIDKIGVLVSSGPA, encoded by the coding sequence ATGAACCCTTCCCAAGCTCTCCGAGGCGTCCCCCGGGCCGTGACGGCCGCGGCCGTCGTCCTGCTGGCCGCCGGGGGACCGGCCGCGGCGGCCGGTGCGGGACAGCCTCCCCCGGCCCCGGCGGCCACGGCGGCCCCCTCCGCCGTCCCGCCGTCCGACCGGACCGACCCGCGCACGGAGACGGCCGAGCTCACCGTCCCCGCGATCGGCGTGAGGGACCTGCGCGTCGTCCCGTACGAGGGGACGACGGACGACGGGCCGGGCACCGTCGTGCAGGACCGCGGTGAGGCGGCCGCGCCGTACGGTGGGCACGGCGGCGTAGGGCCGGGCGAGATCGGGAACTACCTGGTGACGGCCCACCGGCTGTCCGCCGGAGGCCCCTTCCGCGACCTGCCGTCACTGGACGAGGGGGCCAAGGTCCTCGTCACGGAGAGCGGCACGGTGTACGAGTACCGGATCACCGGCACCCGGCAGACGTCCTTCCGGTCCGAGCGCTCGCTCGCCGAGCAGCGCGCGGAGGTGCCGGGCGAGCCGGGCGAGAAGCCGTCCCGGGCGATGATCACTCTCTCCACCTGCGCGACCCCGGAGGACGACGCGGCCGGGAATTCCTGGCGCGACGCCCACCACAACCCGGAGCACCGCATCGACAAGATCGGCGTACTGGTGTCCTCCGGGCCCGCTTGA